The sequence below is a genomic window from Venturia canescens isolate UGA chromosome 9, ASM1945775v1, whole genome shotgun sequence.
ACGTGTTCCAGCGTTCTAGGGATTTTCAATCGCCTCCGCACCCATTTATCCTCTATTAATATCCGCACACACGTGTATTTACGCGAACACAGGAACCTAAGTAGCTATATGCGATTATACCGAGGCCTCTTGTATTATCCGGATTATCTTCTGAATATGGGCTTAACGCGTGTATTGATGGAGCGATCTAACACTGTGAATAAACTTGCtggtacaacagattctctaCATATGAGCTGTGCACGTCGTAAACGTACGATGAATACACAAACGGGCCTGATTCGTCTGTATTTTACGCGTGTTTGTATCCGCGTTACATTATATAACGTCGTTTCGCGCCCTCTTCTATTTTCGACATTAAAAACTCcgactttttctcattttttcgcgCTGACGCGACGCGTGTCTGAAGTTCCATGGGAATTGTTGTTCCTTTCGAAAAGGATGGACTATCCGAGAGGAAGATGCTTCGAGAATGTTTGTAAAGGTGCTTAAAATCGCGGCTGTCGATCGAATGTTTATAAATGCGGGGGAAAATGGGCTACGCGAGGAAATATCGTAATTTTGGGAAATTTGAGAAGCTCCGTGTCTCGCCTGAAGCACGAAAAAATGGACTGTAGCTTTAAGgaattggggaaaaaaaacttcttcgGGGCCAAAACTCTCGAgaatttggcaatttttttttaagtacttttttgaaaaactgtcgaGGACGATTGCAGAAGAATTTCGGAAAACCGGAGAaagtactggaaaaaaaacgaaaatttgaaagaattcaatgttttattgttttcagttaagagtatggatcagtcgactaacctcacttggaatttttgaaattgaaattctctgacacggtttgaccgattaaaaaaaggctctgtcagcctacgcagaacgatggcaaaaatcgactgacagaggctttttttaatcggtcaaactgtgtcaaagaattttcatttcgaaatttgcagctatctctctcgcactcacggttgcgatataccgactgatccatcctcttaaaaatggtaacagtggaaaaaatattgcgtCATTTTTGAAGCAACTCGTTTCGCCTCGGTCCTCCCGACCTCTTCATTCGCGTACAATCGATCGATTTagtcgatgaaaaataaaaaataaaacattattttctatgagttattatttaatgacatttttttctcatggtATGAATAGCTGTGAGGATAAAAGTGGAGGGGAATATAAATAGCTAAATAATGATGAACGCGTGGTCATTGGTCAGGGAAAAATCCGTGTCGGGGTAAATATTAATACACTTCTGGGAATGGAATAAATCTTAATTTGGGGGATGAACACGCacgagagtgaagaaatgcgatGATGAATGGAATGGTGTTTGAATTGCTCTCGACAGATGGTACTTGGTCAGAATAATGCAGCTAAAATCCTCCTATTTCAATATTCATTTGGGTCAAAtaggaattattatttttttctattattactattttatatgaaaaaatgttttgatagGTTGAATGTTGAATGAGCACGTGCGCGTTCTCACATTTGCCATCAATAGCCTTCATAAAGTTCTCATCCGCGAGGCGCGAGCCCATGTTGTGGAATATAAAATTGCATTTCATTTCGGAAGCTCGAATATATGCACGCTACAAATACTCCGATTCAAAGACTGCGCGGCAGAGGGAAACGcgggggagggagagagacttTTCTCTCGTACTCTCTCGGACTGCTGGCTTAGCGAGAAACGCTCAGAGCCACCACAAAACTGAGTCAATTTACATAACGATAATTGAGCTGTACATGAAAGAGCTCTCTTCGTCTCTTTCTAGCTCCCTCCCCTCGCTTTTCCTCTGTCGCGATCATGACAGAGTGAGAACGATACAGAATCTTCGTATCATTGCGAATGAGAGTGTCATTGCGTGTACAATGACTCTCGCGGCACAGCATTTGTTTGATCGTCGTTATTATTACGATTgtctttgaaaataaatcgaaagtcACGTTGTATTTTGCTTACGTTGCCCCGACGAAATAGTAGCATAAATCGCTCACCGTTCGCTCATTGGAATATGCAATTCAACTTACAATTCGTAAACCAACATACaatgtgaaaaattgatgGAGGAATGGCAAAAACATCGGGGTGACGTTCCACAAACGCCAACCAGTGTGCACCTTTCACCAAATAATCGCTGCGCCATCTACAGGCATTTGGAAAAATGGGTCTCGAACGAAACAATAAACAATGCAAATGATAGTAGCTGCAGCATTGACAGAAAACTAgatgtaaaataaataattgaatatttttttgtatttgtataAGTACTCAACAGTTTATAGTGTTTGCATAAACAATTTTTCCggtgggtaaaaaaaatttatcgttcTATGATAACTATCCTCAAAAACCTGTGCTCTTGATGGTATGGTGCATGTTGCATCTGATGGTAGGGTAGGGACCGTCCGAAAAAATACCAGGACTCAACTGACACGCATCTATAGATTGATCGTTTTTACCGAGAGAGATCTTGACCAGTCTTCATCTAATGTGCCAAATTTGGAGACAGAACTATAATAATCTCGTGatagttttatttatttatacttgAAGTATTCGCCAATAGCTTTAATTTTAAGGACAAGAAAAACATAAACTTTTTCATGTTCTGTGATAATCTAGGACAGTGAACAAATAACAAATCAGACGTGTGTACCAATTATCAAACTATCAAATAAACCAGTGTTTCGTTAAAACTCaaaacataacctcaaaaaaccAGTATCGAATAACACGGAAATTGCAATTAACATCAGAAagtgtttgaaaaaagttcaaaCGGAACAGAAGAAAACTACGTTACGATAATAAAAAACCGATCCGAAATGTCTGCGAGTGAGAATAACATTCCCTATGTATTAACCGGGGGTATATTTTACATGTTCGGTCTAAAGTGGTGCTACGAGTACGCGAAATTCTGGGTTAATCCAAAGCGTAGAAGCGAGGAAAAAACAGGCAAATTTgaaagattgaaaataagTTGCGAGAATTTGTTGACGAGTCATCCGATCGAAGGAAGCCTCAAGTTGATAGCGACGGCGATAGGCCTCGCAGGTACAATGACAGGTGGTTTGGCGGATGATCGAATAGTATCGCCAAAAGTCGTGCACGCAACAATTTATTTGTTCTTCGCTTTCTCTGGCTTGGTGGACattcttaatttttattttcctcgcaATGTCACCAGTGGATTGACTAATCTTGCCCTAGCGCAAAGTTTCTTCGTCGAAGGTTTTCTCTTTGTGTGGGCCAGTGTGGATGGTAGTGCTTCCGTTAATATTATTCTTGCGGCTGTTGTTTGGACCACCGCACTTGCCGTGGCTTTGGAACTTGTCTGGCCGGAACTGAAACTGCTCAGAGGATGTACAACTTTAATCCAAGGAGGATGGATTGCACTCATGATGCAAATGTACCAAAATCGCACTGGACACGTGGAAAGGATCGCTCTGGCTTTTTCCTGGCATGTTGCAGCTGCTTTTGCGGTCACCCTCTGTGTCGTTGCTATAACACGCAGCTGTATGCCTCGTCTGATTGTTGAAGAACCACCAGAAATCCCCATTTACGATTACTGCCATGAACCTAATCAGGAGATTTAATCaacagaaaatttttgataatctCTCGGTGCAACGAATCAAAGCCTTAGGCAATAGCGTCTGTAGTCAATCTGTTAGAATATAAACATAGAAAAAGCTCTGTAATCTCAAAATGATCAATGCCCAATTGTTATTGAAACATTTTACTTTGATATGACTGAAGgatcaaaatttaaaaaaaacatatttctcAAATGTGAGTCATAAAAACAATCAAAGTTTTTTGTATATTCAGCATGGGAAGAATACGATCATTATCACTTTTCCATACATTTATTGACATGCAAAAAACGTTAATACCCTAAAGTCTGATGCTTACTCTCTATAAACTTCTCTATAGAAACAGAAGAgccatttcgttttattgTGATATTACAAAGtagattatattttttttctttcgtatttGTACGAATTAGATTATAGCTCTAGCAGATAActttttagtattttttaataacgTGCCTTTTGTGTTATTccatttcgttgaaaaacaatttttcgtgttatcTTTTatgctcttttttttctcatctttcaACGGTTAttatattaaatttttcagACGTTTTTCATCCTATCGATTCTGGATTATTTAAGATCGAGCAAATTGTgatgaatagatttttttcagcgATTTAAATTTCAATATACAAAGTTAGTCAATAGGCAGTTGAGAAGTGGCAGTCGAGCCAAAACCAGGGTGAAAAAAGCCTTCGTTTAGTGCCCCTCCTATGATAAAAGATCAGAGTACAGCAGAGTTCTTTAACATTTgtatttcaaaatgatttaaaaataatactgATATTTGgaatagtttttcaaattattgaatcatGTATGCTTTATATAtggtttacaatttttcattcacgtGGACAAATTGATTAAGCAAATATATTTTaccaaaaaatgtggaaagaCTTCAAATTTCAGAATTTCAAAAGACCTCTGCTGACTTGCAAACTTTTGTAAGAAGTTATACAATAATAAAGCAATAATAGtcaatagaaaataaaaagtgaaaacaaaGAAAGTTTGATAAGCATACTTTATCGTATATGATATGCCAAAATATCTCTGGATAAAAACACTGTatttctctatctttataccgaATGATGTGGAAAAAACATCTGTTATACGAATTTATTTCGTGCCTCGTTATTATAATAATCAAAACTTTTTGTAAACATTTTGATACCCAATTTGTATCgtatatttattaaaatagaATCACTACgatgaaacgtttatctttaTGAAAAATGCGACACCTTCCAATCGACGAAAgtatataataaaattatcatttGGGGGTTGGGGAAGGTGGTGAAGCCCCTCCTTcacagaaaacaaaaatagttTCTAAACTATTGAAATGAACAGATATCAATATGAAAAGTTTTGTCCATTTTAGTATTTATTTTGGATTTATAACAATTGTACAATTTTGGAATATAAAGTTATGTTTTGTCGGAGGGTTCGTGATGTCCTCCTCGTTTAATTGTGTATCTAAAATTTCTCCGTCGGTTgtacaaatttcaattttcggtCGTTTTGGCGACGGAGGATTGTCATTTTGTTTTGAAGGTCCGGCTGAGGTAAAATCGATTGCTTCTGATATTACGTTGCCAATATTGGATACATTTTTTACGGATTTCTCGACGTAGCTTCTCGCAACTTTGCCTGATTTCCGTCCACCAGGGCGTTTTAAAGTTACCATATTGGCTCCGCTATCCGCAAGCAATGTTGCAGAAGTTCTGCGAAAAGCATGCCCTGTGTACTTGGCCGGATCATCTAATTTTAGATATGTGGCAATTTCTTTTGGCATTcttgaaaatttatgaattccGATAACTTGTGAAGTGCATTTGCCTTTTTGGAAGTTTACAAAAAATCGATCGGTCGTTGCATTCTGTGGGCGCCGGTCTGTGTACTGTTGTACGATTTGAGTAAATTCCTCTGCGATAACGAATGTACGAGGTTTCTTTGCTGTGATGGCTGGTAAATTAACAACCAGCAAGTCACCCTGTTTTTTAATGTCATCCAGTTTTATTTTCACCAATTCGTTACTGCGACAAGCCCCGCTGATTCCGAAAATGAGAGCAACCTGCCAAAGATGTATTTTATAATTggttgtatgaaaaaaaatccaaacctatattataagaattttataatttttaatttaccttTGTTGCTAAATACTGGCTGTTTGGAGCTTCtgacaaaaatttttgaatattttcggaCGTAAACACCTTCGACTTGTTGCTTGTAAATCCCGACGACtgttttttgatgaattcttTGAATGTGTGGTAAGTgtcaatttcgattttttctttgattttcagCGTTGCTTTTAGCATGGAATAGATGGACCACAGTGTTGACGGTTTATATTTTTCGCTTAATTCTTTGAAATACGCCATCAAAATGGTTTCCGACGTCAAGTTTGTTTTGCGCTCTCGTTTCCACTTCACAAATGCGTCGTACGtgtattcataaatttttttcgattttgatgGCAGTAAATCGATTTTAGTCTTTTCCGCTGCCCCCTTAAGATCCGGGGGGATGTCGCACAGTGACTCATCGTCGCTGCTTTCATTTTCACTGtcacttaatttttttgttttttgattcgataacattttaataattcgaTGACGTTCACGATGTGTCACTGAATCTTTTTCGTGCGAAAGTGAGGTTACGTTCGCGCAGGAGTTAAAAGTGCTGTTTCTCGTACCCCCGACCGCTACTTTCTTCGACAGTTGCTAAATCACCTACTTTAGGTACCGCGTAGACGCTCTCCATCCCGATGTATCGTG
It includes:
- the LOC122415575 gene encoding transmembrane protein 45B-like; this encodes MSASENNIPYVLTGGIFYMFGLKWCYEYAKFWVNPKRRSEEKTGKFERLKISCENLLTSHPIEGSLKLIATAIGLAGTMTGGLADDRIVSPKVVHATIYLFFAFSGLVDILNFYFPRNVTSGLTNLALAQSFFVEGFLFVWASVDGSASVNIILAAVVWTTALAVALELVWPELKLLRGCTTLIQGGWIALMMQMYQNRTGHVERIALAFSWHVAAAFAVTLCVVAITRSCMPRLIVEEPPEIPIYDYCHEPNQEI
- the LOC122415574 gene encoding uncharacterized protein encodes the protein MLSNQKTKKLSDSENESSDDESLCDIPPDLKGAAEKTKIDLLPSKSKKIYEYTYDAFVKWKRERKTNLTSETILMAYFKELSEKYKPSTLWSIYSMLKATLKIKEKIEIDTYHTFKEFIKKQSSGFTSNKSKVFTSENIQKFLSEAPNSQYLATKVALIFGISGACRSNELVKIKLDDIKKQGDLLVVNLPAITAKKPRTFVIAEEFTQIVQQYTDRRPQNATTDRFFVNFQKGKCTSQVIGIHKFSRMPKEIATYLKLDDPAKYTGHAFRRTSATLLADSGANMVTLKRPGGRKSGKVARSYVEKSVKNVSNIGNVISEAIDFTSAGPSKQNDNPPSPKRPKIEICTTDGEILDTQLNEEDITNPPTKHNFIFQNCTIVINPK